The following nucleotide sequence is from Nothobranchius furzeri strain GRZ-AD chromosome 11, NfurGRZ-RIMD1, whole genome shotgun sequence.
tgTGGCTGCAAGTGTTAACATTTCATCAGGTTCATTTGTTAGGATCACTTCCCCACTTGAGACCAAGGATGTTTGGGTTGAGGGATCCCTCATAGCCGCTGCTCGTCCTGCAGAAATCATACAATGAGTGGTTAGAAATAACTTATGAACTGACAAATGCTGCATTCTGTGGAAGGCAATACTGCACCAAGTCAATTCACAGAACAGATCTTTCAAAGCCAGCCAATGGTATATTTACTCACGTTGCCTGTGGCAGGATTGTTCACAGGAGTTTGTGCTGCTTGGGTAGCAGACAACTGTAGAACAGTGGATAAACACCTGGAAATATTACGTAGATGCATCAAGATTCTGTAATATTAATACGTTTTTTCCCTTTAAGACTTCATGTACCGTGTCTTTCTGAGGAGACAGAGAATCTGGAGCAACAAACGTGAACATTCTGCTGATGAATCGTTTATAGTGAGTTGGAAACTCAAGACCAGAAGAGGCATCCACAGGAATCATCGTAGTCAGGTATCGGTCATCCCAGTAAGGACACCTGCAGTCAGAAGGATACAGTTGAATAATTACTGAGTTGAGTTTTAAGATTCATTGAGTTGAGGTTTAGTTAGAGCTAGTTCAAGATACCCATCAACCAGCAGGTCCCACTGTGGCAAGCTGTCAGGGCTTGGGGTTGAGGTGGCCCAGCAGTGCTCCAGGTTCAGGATGATGTTTGGGTCAGACCTCTCCAGGAGACGAACTTCAACATAGATTGGTTCCCGCAGAACTTTAGTGATTGGGTAGTCTGCTGCATTGTAGAAGGAGCTGTATCCTGCCACGTCTGAGAAACATTCAAATATTAAAATCCAAATATAAGGGAGAGGGGAATTAAGAAATTGTTTAAACCCACCTTCCACACATGCCTTGGAGTGGCACTGCCCATTACCAAGTCGGAGCTCAACTCTCAGGAGCCCTGCAGCCGCCACTGGCAGGGGTGGAGGAACAGGGATGACCTCCAAAACAAGAGCCTCCACATTTGTGCCAGAGTATCTACACTGGAACAGCAGCCTGTTGGCACAGCAGCACTTAGTATACCAATTTGATGTTGCTACTGAATTTATGTCATTAGGCTGATAGGGAGGGAGGGTGCCAGTCAATAAATCTCAGGATTTTTGCAAAATGGGGAAGCACTCCATTAAATACCAGTTGTCATGAGTTACA
It contains:
- the LOC107383966 gene encoding zona pellucida sperm-binding protein 4 isoform X1, giving the protein MSPALFREQCPRAIMELIKCLLGVVLICGVSAQKYWMQPQQQSTVPLPEAPFDKCDVEEAQKVRCGSPDITAEHCEAISCCFDGHQCYYGKTVTVQCTRDGQFVVVVARDSTLPPIDVDSISLIDADHEVCGPVDGTSAFVIFQFPVTACGTILKDAEGYVVYENHMSSSYEVGLGPRGSITRDSHFELLFQCRYSGTNVEALVLEVIPVPPPLPVAAAGLLRVELRLGNGQCHSKACVEGGFKQFLNSPLPYIWILIFECFSDVAGYSSFYNAADYPITKVLREPIYVEVRLLERSDPNIILNLEHCWATSTPSPDSLPQWDLLVDGCPYWDDRYLTTMIPVDASSGLEFPTHYKRFISRMFTFVAPDSLSPQKDTVFIHCSTVVCYPSSTNSCEQSCHRQRRAAAMRDPSTQTSLVSSGEVILTNEPDEMLTLAATKLFK
- the LOC107383966 gene encoding zona pellucida sperm-binding protein 4 isoform X2, with amino-acid sequence MSPALFREQCPRAIMELIKCLLGVVLICGVSAQKYWMQPQQQSTVPLPEAPFDKCDVEEAQKVRCGSPDITAEHCEAISCCFDGHQCYYGKTVTVQCTRDGQFVVVVARDSTLPPIDVDSISLIDADHEVCGPVDGTSAFVIFQFPVTACGTILKDAEGYVVYENHMSSSYEVGLGPRGSITRDSHFELLFQCRYSGTNVEALVLEVIPVPPPLPVAAAGLLRVELRLGNGQCHSKACVEDVAGYSSFYNAADYPITKVLREPIYVEVRLLERSDPNIILNLEHCWATSTPSPDSLPQWDLLVDGCPYWDDRYLTTMIPVDASSGLEFPTHYKRFISRMFTFVAPDSLSPQKDTVFIHCSTVVCYPSSTNSCEQSCHRQRRAAAMRDPSTQTSLVSSGEVILTNEPDEMLTLAATKLFK